Within Peromyscus leucopus breed LL Stock chromosome 7, UCI_PerLeu_2.1, whole genome shotgun sequence, the genomic segment AAAGATTTGTCTGAGATATAACTTAGTACTAGCTCCAGAGAATTATTGAGAAACATCTTGCTTTACATGAAATCCACAGAAACCAAAGTAAAGCTATGTCAACATGGAGAAAACTGGCATTCAACTGTATGTAGACAGCTCCCTGGCTGACCTGTACAGCTTAGGGTCTTCTGACTCTACAATGGTGTGAAAGCAAAATGAATTCTGTAGAAGCTATAGCTTGAGTTCTAAGATTTTGTGGGCAAGCAATCTGAAGCAGGATACTCTCTGGAGATGAGGGGCACCCGTTGGTCACATGGCCTCTGGGATGATCAGTGACCTGCTACTCTGACTGTGACGGTCAGGAAGGTAGGTGTAACAAATGCATTTCAATTTAGGGTTTTCTTCAGTTTACAGTGGGTTCAGCAGGATGTAACCACAATGTGGGTGGAGGAGTGTAGGagcacagtccaagaatggagttgtgTTAGAATTCTGagtgttggagctggagagatggctcagtagttaagagcactgactgcacttccagaggacctaggttcaattcccagcacccacatggcagctcacaactatttgtaattctagtttcaggggaactgacacccatggcaaacaccaatgcacataaaataaataaacaaaagaagaaatattctcaaaaaaaaaaaaattctgagtgcttgtgaggaaactccaagaaaacgacaagagtcttgtgacctcagtttcttcaaaacacagaattgttcttggattgtgcttttgtgcccctcccaggtgtatcgaataggagtgagtttacttcagattattcattccaactggctattgttatttgtttacatGCTTctatggaaaaatatatttttgccaCATGCAGCTTATCCTTGTATTACATACAGCTTGAACTCATAAGAGCTTTCCTCGtgtgatctttctttcttttttcaagatttattcattatgtatacagtgttcgcctgcatgtctgcctgcataccagaaaagagcaccagatctcattacagatgattgtgagccaccatgtggttgctgggaactgaactcaggtcctctgaaagagcagccagtgctcttaacctctgagccatctccagccctcatgtGATCTTTCTTAACACACAAAGCACAAATTGTCTGATGTTCTGAATAAAGTTgcctgttggtgagactttagtcagcctcatttttaggctccattCTCCAAAGTTCCACTGCCTTTAGAGTAAACAGGAGCATCTACATTTTATGACAGCATTACTTTACCTGTCTGATTTCCATAAGCAAAACTGTTCCATAGATGTGACTTCCCCTCATAactaaaaatactcaataatgtATTTAAAGTTTTACAAGTTGTTCTGGATAtaactatttctttatttttatttttatttatttacttatttttttttatcagtaacaataactttattttctaaCAGGCAATTTTCCTACTGCTTCAGTATTTTCCTCTCAGAAAACACAAGTTTTAGAACTGGATCACTTGgccctttctcttcttgtctcctcCCAGTTCAAAATGCTTGCACCTCTTAATGGCCAGGATCCTCTTGGATCTGCAGTTGGGCTCGACACACTCAAGCCTGAGCATAATCTTCTTTGTGGTTTTGGCTTTCTTTCGGAAAATTGGCTTTGTCTGCCCACAGTAACCACTCTGCTTCTGATCGTAGCGCCGCTTTCCTTGGGCGTACAGGGAATCCTTGCTCTTCTTATACTGGGTCACTTTGTGAGGCTGATGCTTGCCACATTTCTTACAGAAAGTCCTCCGGGTTTTAGGTACTTTGACCATCTTTGCAGTAGAGGTGTCTATGTGATGAAAACGAGAGACCTGGCGTCCGAGATCGCCGCTTCAAACTCAGGAG encodes:
- the LOC114707667 gene encoding 60S ribosomal protein L36a-like, which produces MVKVPKTRRTFCKKCGKHQPHKVTQYKKSKDSLYAQGKRRYDQKQSGYCGQTKPIFRKKAKTTKKIMLRLECVEPNCRSKRILAIKRCKHFELGGDKKRKGQVIQF